In Fusobacterium canifelinum, a genomic segment contains:
- a CDS encoding phage head-tail adapter protein, whose amino-acid sequence MEETLKNVKLGQIIGIYHFEDSCFTVGKILKISSKYLFLLSYNINFKEDGIKVFLIDSIKRIILKSDYIKNLEKIQNKAFNIRWKNLFQELIKNKIKISIDLADGSVEEAYLTEKGEDYFNFQILNDNENIISEEVIAKDYLKRIKISNFIEREEYKKFKLITTKNDDEYMAYDLSYNEDYLIFSEKEEFYDISKINIIPKNMIENISEIEVKLDTTKENFNDLIDFKKNLDIVEILRKCLENKFLVFIDNEDFFETKVGIITNLGDNKIKIKEIDKNGNFYKNSEIYFDEIQLLAVKNYRLEL is encoded by the coding sequence ATGGAAGAAACTCTAAAAAATGTAAAATTAGGACAAATAATAGGAATATATCATTTTGAAGATTCCTGCTTTACAGTTGGAAAAATTTTAAAGATAAGTTCAAAATATTTATTCTTACTTTCTTATAATATAAATTTTAAAGAAGATGGAATAAAAGTATTTCTAATTGATTCAATAAAAAGAATTATATTGAAATCAGACTATATAAAAAATCTTGAAAAAATTCAAAACAAAGCTTTTAATATTAGATGGAAGAATTTATTTCAAGAATTAATAAAAAATAAGATAAAAATTTCTATTGATTTAGCAGATGGAAGTGTTGAAGAAGCTTACTTAACTGAAAAAGGAGAGGATTATTTTAACTTTCAAATATTAAATGATAATGAAAATATTATATCAGAAGAAGTTATAGCAAAAGATTATTTAAAAAGAATAAAAATATCCAATTTTATTGAAAGAGAAGAATATAAAAAATTTAAGCTAATCACCACAAAAAATGATGATGAATATATGGCTTATGATTTATCTTACAATGAAGACTATTTGATTTTTTCAGAAAAGGAAGAATTTTATGATATAAGTAAAATAAATATTATTCCTAAAAATATGATAGAAAATATTTCTGAAATAGAAGTTAAATTAGATACTACAAAAGAAAATTTCAATGATTTAATTGATTTCAAAAAAAATTTAGATATTGTAGAAATTTTAAGAAAATGCTTAGAAAATAAGTTTCTTGTTTTTATAGATAATGAGGATTTTTTTGAAACAAAGGTTGGAATTATCACTAACTTAGGGGATAATAAAATAAAGATAAAAGAAATAGATAAAAATGGGAATTTCTATAAAAATTCTGAAATATACTTTGATGAAATTCAGTTACTAGCAGTAAAAAATTATAGACTAGAACTTTAA
- a CDS encoding class I SAM-dependent methyltransferase — protein MNNYIKLNEDRWNNVKNDYTEPLTHEELEEVRNNPISVALTVGKKVPKEWFEKANGKKILGLACGGGQQGPVFAIKGYDVTIMDFSKSQLERDDMVAKREGLKINTVQGDMTKPFPFENETFDIIFNPVSNVYVEDLENIYKEASRVLKKGGLLMVGFMNPWIYMYDADIVWDKPDEELLLKFSIPFNSKELEEEGKITINPEYGYEFSHTLETQIRGQLKNGLAMIDFYESCDKRHRLSRYGNDYIATLCIKL, from the coding sequence ATGAACAATTATATAAAATTAAATGAAGATAGATGGAATAATGTAAAAAATGACTATACTGAGCCATTGACACATGAAGAATTAGAAGAAGTTAGAAATAATCCAATTTCTGTTGCATTAACTGTTGGGAAAAAAGTTCCAAAAGAATGGTTTGAAAAAGCAAACGGAAAAAAGATATTAGGTTTAGCTTGTGGTGGTGGACAGCAGGGACCAGTTTTTGCTATAAAAGGTTACGATGTAACCATAATGGATTTTTCTAAATCACAATTAGAAAGAGATGATATGGTTGCTAAAAGAGAAGGCTTAAAAATCAACACAGTTCAAGGCGATATGACAAAACCATTTCCATTTGAAAATGAAACTTTTGATATTATTTTTAATCCAGTTTCAAATGTATATGTAGAAGATTTAGAAAACATATATAAAGAAGCCTCTCGAGTATTGAAAAAGGGTGGATTGTTAATGGTCGGATTTATGAATCCTTGGATATATATGTATGATGCTGACATTGTATGGGACAAACCCGATGAGGAATTACTTTTAAAGTTTTCAATACCTTTTAATTCAAAAGAGCTTGAAGAGGAAGGTAAGATAACCATAAATCCAGAATATGGATATGAATTTAGCCATACCTTAGAAACTCAGATTAGAGGACAACTTAAAAATGGTCTCGCTATGATAGATTTTTATGAGTCATGTGATAAAAGACATAGATTATCACGTTATGGAAATGATTATATAGCTACACTTTGCATTAAACTATAA
- a CDS encoding GNAT family N-acetyltransferase, with protein sequence MHLKTDRLDIRPFSHDDIEDTYEIYSNKDVCKYLLEDAWEYKNKNEEFNKKLDNNKLEEDSQLNLAVLLNGKVIGDISIWYTSMKQTVEIGFVFNLNFFGKGYAKESAKAVVKELFEKYNVHRIQANLDARNISSAKLCSSIGMRREAHFIKDYWNKGEWTDSFVYGMLTTDIIN encoded by the coding sequence ATGCACTTAAAAACGGATCGATTGGATATTCGCCCATTTTCACATGATGATATCGAGGACACATACGAAATTTACTCAAATAAAGATGTTTGCAAGTATCTATTAGAGGATGCTTGGGAATATAAAAATAAAAATGAAGAGTTCAATAAAAAATTGGATAACAATAAACTGGAAGAGGATTCCCAATTGAATTTAGCGGTGTTACTAAATGGAAAAGTAATCGGCGATATATCAATCTGGTACACGAGTATGAAACAAACAGTTGAAATAGGATTTGTTTTTAATCTAAACTTTTTTGGAAAAGGTTATGCAAAAGAATCTGCAAAAGCAGTAGTGAAAGAGTTGTTTGAGAAATATAATGTTCATAGAATACAAGCGAATTTGGATGCTCGAAACATATCTTCTGCTAAACTATGCAGCAGCATTGGTATGAGACGAGAGGCTCATTTTATTAAAGATTATTGGAACAAAGGTGAATGGACGGATAGTTTTGTGTACGGGATGCTCACTACAGATATAATAAATTAG
- a CDS encoding VirD4-like conjugal transfer protein, CD1115 family: protein MEPYVDEKMENNILLTQTERLTMNGRPRNPKYARNKNVLVIGGSGSGKTRFYVKPNLMQMHSSYCITDPKGTIVLECGKMLEDNGYEIKILNTINFKKSMRYNPFAYIRSEKDILKLVQTIIANTKGEGEKAGENFWVKAEKLYYTALIGYIFYEAPQEEKNFKTLLDMIDASEVREDDETYMNPIDRLFEALEKREPAHFAVKQYRKYKLAAGKTAKSILISCGARLAPFDIQELRDLMKEDELELDTLGDRKTAFFVIISDTDDTFNFVVSIMYSQLFNLLCDKADDEYGGRLPIHVRFLLDEFANIGLIPKFEKLIATIRSREISASIILQAQSQLKAIYKDHADTIVSNCDSTLFLRGKEKTTLKELSETLGKETIDLYNTSETRSNQKSFGLNYQKTGKELMSQDEITVMDGGKCIFQLRGVRPFLSDKFDITKHKNYKLLEDYDKRNSFDIQKYHATREKAKLKKNTVVTRRNIQLD from the coding sequence ATAGAGCCGTATGTCGATGAAAAGATGGAGAATAACATTCTTCTGACACAGACAGAAAGGCTCACGATGAACGGACGACCGAGGAATCCGAAATACGCAAGAAATAAAAATGTTCTTGTGATCGGCGGCTCAGGCTCCGGTAAGACGAGGTTTTATGTAAAACCGAACTTAATGCAAATGCACTCGTCATATTGCATAACCGATCCGAAGGGAACGATTGTCCTTGAGTGTGGTAAGATGCTTGAGGATAACGGATATGAGATAAAAATCTTAAATACCATCAATTTCAAAAAGAGTATGAGATATAACCCGTTCGCCTATATCCGTTCAGAGAAAGACATTTTGAAATTAGTGCAGACAATCATTGCGAACACTAAGGGTGAAGGTGAAAAGGCAGGTGAGAATTTCTGGGTAAAAGCGGAAAAACTATATTACACAGCACTTATCGGGTATATCTTCTATGAAGCTCCACAGGAAGAAAAGAATTTTAAGACACTTCTTGATATGATTGATGCTTCCGAGGTCAGAGAAGATGATGAAACCTATATGAATCCGATTGATAGGCTCTTTGAAGCATTGGAAAAACGAGAACCGGCACATTTTGCAGTGAAACAATACCGAAAATATAAACTTGCTGCCGGAAAAACTGCCAAATCGATTCTCATAAGCTGTGGTGCAAGGCTTGCCCCCTTTGATATTCAGGAACTTAGGGATTTGATGAAAGAAGATGAGTTGGAACTGGATACACTGGGAGATAGAAAGACTGCATTCTTTGTTATCATCTCAGATACCGATGATACTTTCAATTTTGTGGTTTCTATTATGTACTCTCAGCTGTTTAACCTATTATGTGATAAGGCGGATGACGAGTATGGCGGTAGGCTTCCGATTCATGTGAGGTTTCTTCTTGATGAGTTTGCCAACATAGGTTTGATTCCAAAGTTTGAAAAATTGATTGCCACAATCCGAAGCCGAGAGATTTCGGCGAGCATTATCTTGCAAGCACAATCTCAGCTAAAGGCAATTTACAAGGATCATGCAGATACCATTGTCAGTAACTGTGATAGTACCCTATTCTTAAGAGGGAAAGAGAAAACAACATTAAAAGAACTATCCGAAACACTTGGAAAAGAAACCATCGACCTTTATAACACTTCGGAAACAAGGAGCAATCAAAAGAGCTTTGGGCTAAATTACCAAAAGACAGGGAAAGAACTGATGAGCCAAGACGAGATTACGGTTATGGACGGCGGTAAGTGTATCTTTCAGCTTCGTGGTGTTCGACCTTTCTTGTCGGATAAATTCGACATCACAAAGCATAAAAATTATAAACTCTTAGAGGACTACGACAAGAGAAATTCCTTTGATATTCAGAAGTATCATGCCACAAGAGAAAAAGCTAAATTAAAAAAGAATACAGTGGTTACAAGAAGGAATATTCAGCTTGATTAA
- a CDS encoding Tex family protein — translation MEKIYKIVAEELKIPVDKVENTIKLLDDGATIPFVARYRKEVTGNLDEVQIGDILQKVEYLRNLEERKEEVIRLIEEQGKLTEELRNSIIEAKILQEVEDIYFPYRKKKKTKADIAKERGLEPLAEKFYTVTNLEEIQNLAKDFITEEVPTVEDAIEGAMLIIAQNISEKAEYRERIREIYLKYSIIESKASKKATELDEKKVYNDYYEYAEKVEKMPSHRILALNRGEKEDILTVHLRLEDSDRERIESMILKEFPKNDSVATYKEIIKDSLDRLIVPSIEREVRNALTERAEIESIAVFKDNLKNLLLQAPLKEKNVLALDPGYRTGCKVAVIDKYGFYKENTVFFLVEAMHNPRQIQDARDKFLKLVKKYDIDIVSIGNGTASRETETFVANIIKEEKLNVKYLIVNEAGASVYSASKIAAEEFPDLDVTVRGAISIGRRIQDPLAELVKIDPKSIGVGMYQHDVNQSKLDESLDNVISHVVNNVGANINTASWALLSHISGIKKTVAKNIVDYRKENGNFKNRKEILKVKGVGPKAYEQMAGFLVIPEGENILDNTVIHPESYGIAESILGKIGFDLEKYNNELDVARERLKSFDYKKFAEENEFGLETAKDVYEALLKDRRDPRDDFEKPLLKSDILNIDNLEVGMELEGTVRNVVKFGAFIDIGLKNDALLHISEISDKYIDDPSKVLSVGQIIKVKIKDVDKDRGRVGLTRKGQN, via the coding sequence ATGGAAAAGATTTATAAAATTGTAGCTGAAGAATTAAAAATACCAGTTGATAAAGTTGAAAACACAATAAAACTTTTAGATGATGGAGCTACTATACCTTTTGTTGCAAGATATAGAAAAGAAGTAACAGGAAATTTAGATGAAGTACAGATAGGAGATATTTTACAAAAGGTTGAATATTTAAGAAATTTAGAAGAAAGAAAAGAAGAAGTAATAAGACTGATTGAAGAACAAGGAAAATTAACAGAAGAATTAAGAAATAGCATAATAGAAGCAAAAATTTTACAAGAAGTTGAGGATATTTATTTTCCATATAGAAAGAAAAAGAAAACAAAAGCTGACATTGCTAAAGAAAGAGGTTTAGAACCACTAGCAGAAAAATTTTATACAGTTACTAATTTAGAAGAAATTCAAAATTTGGCAAAGGATTTTATAACAGAAGAAGTCCCAACAGTTGAAGATGCAATAGAAGGTGCTATGCTTATAATTGCACAAAATATTTCTGAAAAAGCTGAATACAGAGAAAGAATAAGAGAAATATATTTAAAATATTCTATTATAGAATCAAAAGCTAGTAAAAAAGCGACAGAATTAGATGAAAAGAAAGTCTATAATGATTATTATGAATATGCTGAAAAAGTTGAAAAAATGCCTTCACATAGAATACTTGCCTTAAATAGAGGAGAAAAAGAAGACATATTAACAGTTCATTTAAGACTTGAAGATTCTGATAGAGAAAGAATTGAAAGTATGATTCTTAAAGAATTTCCTAAAAATGATTCGGTTGCAACTTACAAAGAAATTATAAAGGACTCCTTAGATAGACTTATAGTTCCTTCTATTGAAAGAGAAGTTAGAAATGCTCTAACAGAAAGAGCAGAAATTGAATCAATAGCAGTATTTAAAGATAATTTAAAGAATTTACTTTTACAAGCACCTTTAAAAGAAAAAAATGTATTGGCACTTGACCCAGGATATAGAACAGGTTGTAAGGTTGCAGTTATAGATAAATATGGTTTCTACAAAGAAAATACAGTGTTTTTCTTGGTTGAAGCTATGCACAATCCAAGGCAAATTCAAGATGCTAGAGATAAATTTTTAAAATTAGTTAAAAAATATGATATAGATATTGTAAGTATAGGAAATGGAACTGCTTCAAGAGAAACAGAAACTTTTGTTGCTAATATAATAAAAGAAGAAAAGTTAAATGTAAAATATTTGATAGTTAATGAAGCTGGAGCTTCAGTTTATTCAGCCTCAAAAATAGCAGCAGAAGAATTTCCAGACTTAGATGTAACAGTAAGAGGAGCTATTTCAATAGGAAGAAGAATACAAGACCCACTTGCTGAACTTGTAAAGATTGACCCTAAATCTATTGGAGTTGGAATGTATCAACATGATGTAAACCAATCTAAGTTAGATGAATCTCTGGATAATGTAATAAGCCATGTGGTAAATAATGTTGGAGCAAACATAAATACTGCTTCTTGGGCTTTGCTTTCTCATATTTCTGGAATTAAAAAGACTGTTGCTAAAAATATAGTTGATTACAGAAAAGAAAATGGAAACTTTAAGAACAGAAAAGAAATTCTAAAAGTAAAGGGTGTTGGACCAAAAGCCTATGAACAAATGGCAGGTTTCCTAGTTATACCAGAAGGGGAAAATATTTTAGATAATACAGTTATTCACCCTGAATCTTACGGAATAGCAGAGTCTATTTTAGGAAAAATAGGCTTTGATTTAGAAAAATACAACAATGAATTAGATGTAGCAAGAGAAAGATTGAAGTCTTTTGATTACAAGAAGTTTGCAGAAGAAAATGAATTTGGTTTAGAAACAGCAAAAGATGTCTATGAAGCACTTTTAAAAGATAGAAGAGACCCAAGAGATGATTTTGAAAAACCTCTTTTAAAATCAGATATTTTAAATATTGATAATTTAGAAGTAGGAATGGAACTTGAAGGAACAGTTAGAAATGTTGTTAAGTTTGGAGCATTTATAGATATTGGTTTAAAGAATGATGCACTTTTACACATTTCAGAAATATCAGATAAATATATAGATGATCCAAGTAAAGTTTTATCAGTTGGGCAAATAATAAAAGTTAAAATAAAAGATGTGGATAAAGATAGAGGAAGAGTAGGCTTAACAAGAAAAGGGCAAAATTAA
- a CDS encoding sensor histidine kinase, which translates to MFIKKDSLLLRIISYNGIAIVIVASIMATLFGIMIFNELNMRLLDKSRERTLLVNKAYLFVIDRSREQLYDASNDAVNLVLIDSNDKLLQNRLASAVRNQLSTESYALYGKSFIQIVSPNRRILGESGDRDIKYDLYKSNNIIPSKEFLEYGKAEYVSTKDALYVRIVQPYRLYRSTERNFIVLTFPLTNYSLSEIKEYAYLTKDDKVFILSKDGYLYGELSLDKVDDFFGNFKFNKVGRELSDNKYYFSEKKIGDDYYYLGMLALKNDNSDDFIGDIGVAISKNDFVAIKYMLATIILVVGILAVVISTALCARIFAKLLSPLNALADKTEKIGVNTEKDERGIDFKEENIFEIRSISNSLKFMTERIEENEKLLKQNNNKLNTNLNRLVAVEKLLMGIDLVGSLSEGVNEVLRALTSEVGLGYSRAIYLEYGEERNELSVKNYAINPSILANTEKYTEGINGFTFQINNIGEMIPLLNVKYEPGGIFWESMESGKIIYHNDKGFKYTYGNKLFKTLGLKNFMVLPIADEDIKIGCILVDYFGKNNLISEEEVEVNNLLLMNLLIRIKNAMTEESKLMKERYLTMSKVSNKFIKNNKKLINHIETFIENLTNNGYNNKDIDKIKRHLRDEKKKNIVIKDSLDSSKNNFEVFNFEKLIEKIVKNSEKILKKYGINTSLFIDFSGNMYGDKKKIYQMFIQILRNSINAILTRNKLDKKINIVVVGDKNHRIILEIIDNGVGMTQEEVKAVMRPYSDVKGNSIMGTGLITIYKIVKEHNGLITISSELDVGTKIRIIFNEYREETNR; encoded by the coding sequence ATGTTTATAAAGAAAGATTCTCTACTTTTAAGAATAATTTCATATAATGGGATTGCAATAGTAATTGTTGCCTCAATTATGGCAACTCTTTTTGGAATTATGATTTTTAATGAATTGAATATGAGACTTTTAGATAAATCTCGTGAGAGAACTTTGCTTGTAAACAAAGCTTATTTGTTTGTTATTGATAGAAGTCGTGAGCAATTGTATGATGCTTCAAATGATGCAGTGAACTTGGTTTTAATTGATAGTAATGATAAGTTGCTTCAAAATAGGCTTGCATCAGCAGTAAGAAATCAACTTAGCACAGAATCATATGCTTTATATGGAAAATCATTTATTCAAATAGTTTCTCCAAATAGAAGAATTTTAGGAGAAAGTGGAGATCGAGATATAAAGTATGATTTATATAAAAGTAATAATATTATTCCCTCAAAAGAATTTTTAGAATATGGTAAAGCTGAATATGTTAGCACAAAAGATGCACTTTATGTAAGAATAGTTCAGCCATATAGGTTATATAGATCAACTGAAAGAAATTTTATAGTACTTACATTTCCTTTGACTAATTATAGTTTATCAGAAATAAAAGAATATGCTTATTTAACAAAAGATGATAAGGTATTTATTCTTTCAAAAGATGGTTATTTATATGGAGAACTGAGTTTAGATAAGGTTGATGACTTTTTTGGAAATTTTAAATTTAATAAGGTTGGAAGAGAATTATCAGATAATAAGTATTATTTCTCAGAAAAGAAAATAGGTGATGATTACTATTACTTAGGAATGCTTGCCTTAAAAAATGATAATAGTGATGACTTTATTGGAGATATAGGGGTTGCCATATCTAAAAATGATTTTGTTGCAATAAAATATATGTTAGCAACTATAATATTAGTTGTTGGTATACTAGCAGTTGTTATAAGTACAGCACTTTGTGCAAGAATTTTTGCTAAACTTCTAAGTCCTTTAAATGCACTTGCAGATAAAACTGAAAAGATAGGTGTAAATACTGAAAAGGATGAGAGAGGAATAGATTTTAAAGAAGAAAACATCTTTGAAATACGTTCAATTTCAAATTCTTTGAAGTTTATGACAGAAAGAATAGAAGAAAATGAAAAACTTTTGAAACAAAACAATAACAAATTAAATACAAACTTGAATAGATTAGTAGCAGTTGAAAAGCTATTGATGGGAATAGATTTAGTTGGAAGTCTATCAGAAGGAGTAAATGAAGTTTTAAGAGCTTTGACATCAGAAGTTGGTCTAGGTTATAGCAGAGCTATATATTTAGAATATGGAGAAGAAAGAAATGAACTTTCAGTAAAAAATTATGCTATCAATCCTTCTATATTAGCAAATACAGAGAAATATACAGAGGGTATAAATGGTTTTACATTTCAGATCAATAATATAGGAGAGATGATACCTCTTCTAAATGTAAAGTATGAGCCAGGTGGAATATTTTGGGAAAGTATGGAATCAGGAAAAATAATATACCACAATGATAAAGGTTTTAAGTATACTTATGGAAATAAATTATTTAAAACACTTGGCTTAAAAAATTTTATGGTATTACCTATTGCTGATGAAGATATAAAAATAGGTTGTATATTGGTTGATTATTTTGGAAAGAACAATTTAATTTCAGAAGAAGAAGTTGAAGTAAATAACTTGCTACTAATGAACTTACTAATAAGAATTAAAAATGCTATGACAGAAGAAAGTAAACTGATGAAAGAAAGATATTTGACAATGTCTAAGGTTTCTAATAAGTTTATTAAGAATAATAAAAAATTAATTAACCATATTGAAACTTTTATTGAAAATTTAACAAATAATGGATATAATAATAAAGATATAGATAAAATAAAACGACATTTAAGAGATGAAAAAAAGAAAAATATTGTTATCAAAGATTCTTTAGATAGTAGCAAAAATAATTTTGAAGTATTTAATTTTGAAAAATTAATAGAAAAAATAGTAAAGAATAGTGAGAAAATATTAAAAAAATATGGAATTAACACTTCACTATTTATAGATTTTTCTGGAAATATGTATGGAGATAAAAAGAAGATATATCAAATGTTCATACAAATTTTAAGAAATTCAATAAATGCTATCCTGACTAGAAATAAATTAGATAAAAAGATTAATATAGTTGTTGTAGGGGATAAAAATCATCGTATTATTTTAGAGATAATTGATAATGGTGTTGGAATGACACAGGAAGAAGTCAAGGCAGTTATGAGACCATATTCAGATGTAAAAGGTAATAGTATAATGGGGACAGGACTTATAACTATATACAAAATAGTAAAAGAACATAATGGACTTATTACTATATCTTCTGAATTAGATGTTGGAACAAAGATAAGAATAATTTTTAATGAATATAGGGAGGAAACAAATCGATGA